A part of Gossypium hirsutum isolate 1008001.06 chromosome A07, Gossypium_hirsutum_v2.1, whole genome shotgun sequence genomic DNA contains:
- the LOC121232154 gene encoding 60S ribosomal protein L32-1: MAVPLLSKKIVKKRVKKFKRPQSDRKISVKTNWRRPKGIDSRVRRKFKGCTLMPNIGYGSDKKTRHYLPNGFKKFVVHNVQELELLMMHNRTYCAEIAHDVSTKKRKEIVERAAQLDVVVTNKLARLRSQEDE; this comes from the exons ATGGCTGTCCCTTTGCTGTCGAAGAAGATTGTGAAGAAGCGTGTTAAGAAGTTCAAGAGACCACAAAGTGACCGCAAGATCTCCGTCAAG ACAAACTGGCGAAGGCCCAAGGGTATTGACTCTCGTGTTAGGAGGAAGTTCAAGGGATGCACTTTGATGCCCAACATCGGTTATGGCTCAGACAAGAAGACTCGCCACTATCTTCCCAATGGGTTTAAGAAATTCGTCGTGCACAATGTCCAAGAGCTAGAACTTCTCATGATGCACAACAG GACATACTGTGCTGAGATAGCACATGATGTTTCGACGAAGAAGAGGAAGGAAATTGTTGAGCGAGCGGCTCAGTTGGATGTTGTCGTTACCAACAAATTGGCTAGGTTGCGCAGCCAGGAGGACGAGTGA
- the LOC107953995 gene encoding cytochrome b561 and DOMON domain-containing protein At3g25290, whose translation MFSFGKDLSANSSYNHLLCLIKFTSCLNSQNQITYTSCMLRFKMSASSAAAFLRFTFWTLLISPAVSLTCSTQKFNKNQVFSTCIDLPYLSSYLHFTYDSPIATLSVAFVATPPKSGCWIAWAINPKTTGMVGSQALVAYKNSTTGVPVVRTYDISSYSSIVPKDLSFAVWDKTAESRSDGSLVIFAKIKVTADLAASGKINQVWQAGPSVGDGGMLVKHEFAAANLQSKGTLDLKNGHTSGSSGGDTTIKKKNIHGILNGVSWGILFPLGAMIARYIRAFESADPAWFYLHMLCQISGYAIGVAGWGTGLKLGTESPGIMYSSHRNIGIALFVLATVQIFALFLRPKKDHKYRFYWNIYHHGVGYAVLVLGILNVLNGFDILNPDRKWKLAYMIIIIALGAISLLLEAITWVVILKRKSGKFNKPYDGYNNGQGGRQNLAT comes from the exons ATGTTTTCGTTCGGAAAGGACCTTTCAGCAAATTCATCCTACAATCATCTCCTTTGCTTAATCAAGTTTACTTCTTGTTTGAATAGCCAAAACCAAATTACATACACTAGTTGCATGTTACGTTTTAAAATGTCTGCGTCGTCTGCCGCCGCTTTTCTTCGCTTCACTTTTTGGACACTGCTGATTTCGCCGGCGGTTTCCCTCACTTGCTCCACccaaaagttcaacaaaaacCAAGTTTTCTCCACCTGTATCGACCTTCCTTATCTTTCCTCTTACCTTCACTTCACCTACGACTCTCCCATCGCCACCCTCTCTGTCGCCTTCGTCGCCACTCCTCCCAAGTCCGGCTGCTGGATTGCATGGGCCATTAACCCGAAAACCACTGGCATGGTTGGTTCACAAGCCCTCGTTGCCTACAAAAACTCCACCACCGGCGTTCCCGTCGTCCGAACCTACGATATCAGCTCTTACTCTTCGATCGTACCGAAGGATTTGTCGTTCGCGGTTTGGGATAAGACGGCGGAAAGCAGAAGCGATGGGAGCTTGGTGATTTTCGCTAAAATCAAAGTTACGGCCGATTTAGCGGCTAGTGGAAAGATTAACCAAGTATGGCAGGCCGGTCCCAGCGTCGGAGACGGCGGCATGTTGGTAAAACATGAGTTCGCCGCCGCTAATTTGCAGTCCAAAGGAACACTCGACTTGAAAAATGGACACACTAGTGGTAGCTCCGGAGGAGACACCACGATTAAGAAAAAAAAC ATTCATGGGATACTAAACGGCGTGAGTTGGGGAATTTTGTTTCCACTCGGAGCAATGATTGCGAGGTATATAAGAGCGTTTGAATCTGCAGATCCAGCTTGGTTTTATCTTCATATGTTGTGTCAGATATCGGGTTACGCCATTGGAGTTGCCGGCTGGGGAACCGGTCTTAAGCTCGGAACTGAATCGCCGGGGATTATGTATTCTAGTCACCGGAATATCGGCATCGCCCTTTTCGTTTTAGCTACTGTGCAG ATTTTTGCCTTGTTTCTAAGGCCGAAGAAGGACCACAAGTACCGATTCTATTGGAACATTTACCACCACGGTGTCGGATACGCCGTACTCGTCCTCGGCATCCTCAACGTGCTCAACGGTTTCGATATCTTGAACCCCGACCGCAAATGGAAGTTGGCTTACATGATCATCATTATCGCCTTGGGCGCCATTTCCTTGTTGTTGGAAGCAATTACTTGGGTTGTAATTTTGAAGAGAAAATCCGGAAAATTCAACAAACCTTACGATGGATACAACAACGGCCAAGGTGGACGACAGAATCTTGCCACGTGA
- the LOC121232153 gene encoding 60S ribosomal protein L32-1, whose protein sequence is MAVPLLSKKIVKKRVKKFKRPQSDRKISVKTNWRRPKGIDSRVRRKFKGCTLMPNIGYGSDKKTRHYLPNGFKKFVVHNVQELELLMMHNRTYCAEIAHDVSTKKRKEIVERAAQLDVVVTNKLARLRSQEDE, encoded by the exons ATGGCGGTTCCTTTGCTATCGAAGAAGATTGTGAAGAAGCGTGTTAAGAAGTTCAAGAGGCCTCAAAGTGACCGCAAGATCTCCGTCAAG ACAAACTGGCGAAGGCCCAAGGGTATTGACTCCCGTGTTAGGAGGAAGTTCAAGGGATGCACTTTGATGCCCAACATCGGTTATGGGTCAGACAAGAAAACACGCCACTATCTTCCCAATGGGTTTAAGAAATTCGTGGTGCACAATGTCCAAGAGCTAGAGCTTCTCATGATGCACAACAG GACATACTGTGCTGAGATAGCACATGATGTTTCAACGAAGAAGAGGAAGGAAATCGTTGAGCGAGCAGCACAGTTGGATGTTGTCGTTACCAACAAATTGGCTAGGTTGCGCAGCCAGGAGGACGAGTGA